The following coding sequences lie in one Benincasa hispida cultivar B227 chromosome 6, ASM972705v1, whole genome shotgun sequence genomic window:
- the LOC120079821 gene encoding signal recognition particle receptor subunit alpha — MLEQLLIFTRGGLILWTCKELGNALRGSPIDTLIRSCLLEERSGAASYNYDAPGAAYTLKWTFHNELGLVFVAVYQRILHLLYVDDLLAMVKQGFSEIYDPKRMVYDDFDETFRQLRMEAEARANELKKTKQVGKPLNNARKQGQDKKTGFGENKKSNSGLAEDGEAERTKGHKLENGYSNGNHVVESKLTAVVNGKENASSNVGAFDVNKLQKLRSKGGKKTDTVANKGSKEEPKKKVTKKNRVWDEKPTEAKLDFTDPVGENGDNNIEVLAADQGQSMMDKEEVFSSDSEDEEDEDGDKGGKPDAKKKGWFSTMFQSISGKASLDKADLEPALKALKDRLMTKNVAEEIAEKLCESVAASLEGKKLASFTRISSTVQAAMEEALVRILTPRRSIDILRDVHAAKEQKKPYVVVFVGVNGVGKSTNLAKVAYWLLQHKVSVMMAACDTFRSGAVEQLRTHARRLQIPIFEKGYEKDPAVVAKEAIQEASRNGSDVVLVDTAGRMQDNEPLMRALSKLINLNSPDLVLFVGEALVGNDAVDQLSKFNQKLADLSTSPQPRLIDGILLTKFDTIDDKVGAALSMVYISGAPVMFVGCGQSYTDLKKLNVKSIVKTLIK, encoded by the exons ATGTTAGAGCAGTTGCTGATATTCACTAGGGGGGGTTTAATCCTATGGACTTGTAAGGAGCTTGGAAATGCCCTTAGAGGCTCTCCTATTGACACTTTAATCAGATCCTGTCTTTTAGAGGAACGATCAGGTGCAGCATCTTATAATTATGATGCTCCAGGTGCTGCTTACACCCTCAAGTGGACCTTCCACAATGAGCTTGGCCTTGTATTTGTGGCGGTGTATCAAAGGATTCTTCAtttattgtatgtggatgatttGCTTGCAATGGTGAAGCAGGGGTTTTCTGAGATATATGATCCAAAGCGGATGGTCTATGATGATTTTGATGAAACTTTTAGGCAACTTAGAATGGAGGCTGAGGCTCGTGCTAATGAGTTGAAAAAAACAAAGCAGGTGGGAAAGCCATTGAACAATGCCAGGAAGCAAGGGCAGGATAAAAAAACTGGATTTGGAGAAAACAAGAAAAGCAACAGTGGTTTGGCAGAAGATGGTGAGGCTGAGCGTACAAAAGGACATAAGTTGGAGAATGGTTACTCCAATGGCAATCATGTTGTAGAATCTAAACTGACTGCTGTCGTTAATGGAAAAGAAAATGCAAGTTCCAATGTTGGGGCTTTTGATGTAAATAAACTTCAGAAGCTTAGGTCTAAAGGTGGGAAGAAAACTGATACTGTTGCTAACAAGGGCTCCAAGGAAGAGCCAAAGAAAAAGGTAACAAAGAAGAATAGAGTTTGGGATGAGAAACCTACTGAGGCAAAATTAGACTTCACAGATCCTGTGGGTGAGAATGGGGATAACAACATCGAAGTTTTGGCAGCAGATCAGGGCCAAAGTATGATGGACAAAGAAGAGGTATTTAGTAGTGACAgtgaggatgaagaagatgaggatgGTGACAAGGGCGGTAAGCCCGATGCTAAGAAGAAAGGATGGTTTTCAACCATGTTCCAGAG TATCTCAGGCAAGGCAAGTTTGGACAAGGCAGACCTGGAACCCGCTCTGAAGGCTCTCAAGGACAGGCTTATGACAAAGAATGTG GCTGAGGAGATAGCCGAGAAACTTTGTGAATCAGTAGCAGCTAGTCTCGAGGGAAAAAAGTTAGCTTCTTTCACGAGGATTTCTTCAACTGTGCAG GCTGCAATGGAAGAAGCCCTAGTCCGTATACTGACTCCTAGACGCTCCATCGACATTCTGAGGGATGTGCATGCTGCAAAAGAACAAAAGAAGCCTTATGTGGTAGTGTTCGTTGGGGTCAATGGAGTTGGAAAATCTACTAATCTTGCCAAG GTGGCCTATTGGCTTCTGCAGCATAAAGTTAGTGTCATGATGGCCGCTTGTGATACATTTAGATCTGGAGCCGTGGAACAGCTTAGAACTCATGCTCGTAGACTTCAG ATCCCTATATTTGAGAAGGGCTATGAGAAAGATCCTGCGGTTGTAGCTAAAGAAGCAATCCAAGAAGCATCCCGCAATGGATCAGATGTGGTTCTTGTTGATACAGCTGGGAGAATGCAG GATAATGAACCACTCATGAGAGCTCTCTCAAAGCTTATCAACCTTAACAGTCCGGATCTGGTCTTGTTTGTCGGGGAGGCCCTCGTTGGGAATGATGCCGTCGATCAACTTTCGAAGTTCAATCAG AAACTAGCTGACCTCTCAACTTCACCCCAACCTAGACTGATTGATGGTATCTTGCTCACAAAGTTTGACACCATCGACGACAAG GTTGGAGCAGCATTGTCTATGGTTTACATATCTGGAGCACCGGTAATGTTTGTCGGCTGTGGACAGTCGTATACCGACCTCAAGAAGCTCAATGTCAAATCAATCGTCAAAACGCTTATCAAATGA
- the LOC120079441 gene encoding probable arabinosyltransferase ARAD1 yields the protein MRGRNLPFSSSMAAQIQRSNRSPLLLFTLSLLALSVLFILVFLSPSNPNPTPFHLPISSLKPETSFVLSLEHFLTHKAPKSPPPRDDTAPVAGDVEEASRKLDEALSEAEMERVVRDPYYPLASPIRVYVYEMPWKFTYDLLWTFRNTYRETSNLTSNGSPVHRLIEQHSIDYWLWADLIAPESERLLKGVVRVYRQEEADLFYIPFFTTISFFLLEKQQCKALYREALKWVTDQPAWKRSEGRDHILPVHHPWSFKTVRKFMKNAIWLLPDMDSTGNWYKPGQVYLEKDLILPYVPNVDLCDSKCLSDGQSKRSILLFFRGRLKRNAGGKIRAKLVAELSGADDVAIEEGTAGEGGKAAAQTGMRKSTFCLSPAGDTPSSARLFDAIVSGCIPVIVSDELELPFEGILDYRKFALFISSGDALKAGWLLTYLRSFSAADIRRLQQNLAKFSKHFLYSSPAQPMGPEDLAWKMIAGKLVNIKLHTRRSQRVVKESRSICSCDCRRSNFTNSPPL from the exons ATGCGAGGGAGAAACcttccattttcttcatcaatgGCTGCTCAGATCCAAAGATCCAATCGATCTCCACTTCTACTCTTCACACTCTCTCTTCTCGCACTTTCAGTCCTCTTCATCCTTGTTTTCCTCTCCCCTTCCAATCCCAATCCCACTCCCTTCCACCTTCCAATTTCCTCTCTCAAACCCGAAACTTCCTTCGTCCTTTCACTCGAGCACTTCCTCACTCACAAGGCTCCAAAATCCCCTCCGCCACGCGATGATACGGCTCCTGTAGCCGGAGATGTTGAAGAGGCCTCAAGGAAGCTCGATGAGGCACTTTCGGAGGCAGAAATGGAGCGGGTGGTTCGAGATCCGTATTATCCGTTGGCGTCGCCGATTAGAGTTTATGTTTATGAAATGCCGTGGAAGTTCACTTACGATTTGCTTTGGACGTTTAGGAATACCTACAGAGAGACCTCTAATCTCACCTCCAATGGCAGCCCTGTCCACCGCCTTATTGAACAG CATTCTATTGATTACTGGCTGTGGGCTGACTTAATTGCTCCAGAGTCAGAGAGACTACTAAAAGGTGTGGTGAGGGTTTATCGGCAGGAGGAAGCAGATCTCTTCTATATTCCCTTCTTCACAACTATCAGCTTCTTCTTGTTGGAGAAACAACAGTGCAAAGCACTTTACAGG GAGGCATTAAAGTGGGTGACAGATCAACCTGCATGGAAAAGATCTGAAGGCAGGGATCACATACTTCCAGTTCATCATCCATGGTCTTTTAAAACCGTTAGAAAATTTATGAAGAATGCCATTTGGCTGCTGCCAGATATGGACTCGACAGGAAACTG GTACAAGCCCGGGCAAGTCTATCTGGAAAAGGACCTTATTCTTCCCTATGTTCCAAATGTTGATTTATGTGACAGCAAATGCTTATCAGATGGGCAATCAAAGAGAAGCATACTGCTCTTCTTTCGTGGTCGGCTCAAAAGAAATGCG GGAGGAAAGATACGGGCAAAACTTGTTGCAGAGCTAAGTGGTGCAGATGATGTAGCAATAGAAGAGGGAACGGCTGGAGAAGGAGGGAAAGCAGCAGCTCAGACTGGAATGCGCAA GTCCACCTTTTGCTTAAGTCCTGCTGGCGACACTCCATCATCTGCCAGATTGTTTGATGCTATTGTCAGCGGGTGCATTCCTGTCATTGTTAGTGACGAATTGGAGCTTCCATTTGAAGGAATACTTGATTACAGGAAG TTTGCCTTATTTATTTCCTCTGGTGATGCTCTAAAAGCGGGATGGCTTTTAACATATTTGAGGAGTTTTAGTGCTGCTGATATCAGAAGATTGCAACAAAATCTCGCCAAG TTCTCAAAACATTTCCTTTATTCCAGTCCTGCTCAACCCATGGGTCCGGAAGACTTGGCTTGGAAAATG ATTGCTGGTAAGTTGGTGAATATAAAGCTTCATACAAGGAGATCCCAACGCGTGGTAAAAGAATCGAGAAGTATATGTAGTTGTGATTGCAGGCGTTCTAATTTTACTAATTCTCCTCCTTTATGA